DNA sequence from the Bacteroidales bacterium WCE2008 genome:
CCCTACACCGATCGGCTGCCGTCCTTTCGAATTCGGAGCTGACATAGTGACCCACTCCACCACAAAGTACATGGACGGTCACGGCACCACCGTCGGCGGAGTGATCGTCGACAGCGGCAACTTCGACTGGGAGGCTAATGCAGACAAGTTCCCCGGCCTCTGCACCCCTGACGAATCATACCACGGGCTTACCTATACAAAGAAATTCGGCAAGCTCGCTTATATAACCAAGGCCACGAGCCAGCTCATGCGAGACTTCGGTTCGATCCAGAGCCCGCAGAACGCCTTCTACCTCAACCTCGGCCTGCAGACTCTGCACGTACGAGTAGACTATATCAGGAAGAGCGCCAAGAAAGTGGCGGAATTCCTGGCCAGCCATCCGAAGGTTGCGTGGATCAACTACACCGACCTTCCGACCGATCCGGAGCATGCACTCCAGCAGAAATACCTTCCTGACGGATCATGCGGCGTCATGGCCTTCGGCCTCAAGGGCGACCGCGCATTCGCCAACAAGTTCATGGACAATCTCAAGCTTATCACTATCGAGACCCATGTGGCAGACTGCTACTCATGCATCCTGCACCCGGCGTCGCACACCCACCGCCAGCTTACTGAAGAGCAGCTAAAAGAAGCCGGCATTCCTCATGACCTGATGAGACTCAGCATCGGACTCGAGGACACCGACGACATAATCAACGATATCCGACAGGCTATAGAAAGCGCATGTTAAGACATTCCATACAGACCGGCCGCTTCGACTTCGAAGCTGGCGGATTCATCGACGACCTGACAGTCGTCTACCATACTTCGCCGAGAGAGTACAAGCCCTCGGACAAGGTGGTATGGATCTGCCATGCCCTGACCGCCAACTCCGATCCGGAGGACTGGTGGCCGCAGCTCACCGGTCCCGGAAAGCTCTTCGACACCGAGAAATATTTCATAGTCTGCGTGAATACGATCGGTTCCCCGTACGGGACGACAGGCCCGGCTTCATGGAACCCCGATACAGGAAAGCCATACTTGATGTCCTTTCCCCAGATGACGATAAGAGACATGGTCCGCGGAATGATACTGGTGCGCAAGCATCTCGGAATCGAAGCCGTGGATTTCCTGATAGGATCTTCGATCGGAGGCTTTCACGCCATCGAATGGGCCGTAATGGAACCGGAAGTCATCAGGA
Encoded proteins:
- a CDS encoding O-acetylhomoserine sulfhydrylase; amino-acid sequence: MKKSLGTLCVQAGYTPGKGEPRQIPIYQSTTFKYETSDQMGRLFDLEDSGYFYTRLQNPTNDLVAAKIAALEGGVAAMLTSSGQAANFFACFNICETGGHIISCSNIYGGTFNLLGTSFKKFGIDVTFVDADASDEELEKAFRPNTKLVFGETLSNPGVRILDIERFAKFAHSHGVPLIVDNTFPTPIGCRPFEFGADIVTHSTTKYMDGHGTTVGGVIVDSGNFDWEANADKFPGLCTPDESYHGLTYTKKFGKLAYITKATSQLMRDFGSIQSPQNAFYLNLGLQTLHVRVDYIRKSAKKVAEFLASHPKVAWINYTDLPTDPEHALQQKYLPDGSCGVMAFGLKGDRAFANKFMDNLKLITIETHVADCYSCILHPASHTHRQLTEEQLKEAGIPHDLMRLSIGLEDTDDIINDIRQAIESAC